In Rhineura floridana isolate rRhiFlo1 chromosome 1, rRhiFlo1.hap2, whole genome shotgun sequence, the following proteins share a genomic window:
- the ACO1 gene encoding cytoplasmic aconitate hydratase isoform X2 codes for MRDAVKALEGDPEKINPICPADLVIDHSIQVDYNKRPDSLQKNQDLEFERNKERFEFLKWGSQAFQNMRIIPPGSGIVHQVNLEYLARVVFDQNGYYYPDSVVGTDSHTTMINGLGVLGWGVGGIEAEAVMLGQPISMVLPEVIGYKLIGSPHPLVTSTDIVLTVTKHLRQVGVVGKFVEFFGPGVTHLSIADRATIANMCPEYGATAAFFPVDEVSIKYLVQTGRDEEKVRHIRKYLEAAGMFRDFSNSSQDPDFTQIVELDLQTVAPCCSGPKRPQDKVVVSEMKKDFENCLGAKQGFKGFQIAPEHQNNRVKFAYNDKEFELTHGSVVIAAITSCTNTSNPSVMLGAGLLAKKAVEAGLTVKPYIKTSLSPGSGVVTYYLKESGVMPYLVQLGFDVVGYGCMTCIGNSGPLPEPVVEAITQGDLVAVGVLSGNRNFEGRVHPNTRANYLASPPLVIAYAIAGTIRIDFEKEPLGVNAQGKKIFLNDIWPRRDEIQAVERQYVIPGMFKEVYQKIETVNKAWNALDVSSDKLYAWNPESTYIKSPPFFENLTLELQPPKSIVDAYVLLNIGDSVTTDHISPAGNIARNSPAARYLTNRGLTPRDFNSYGSRRGNDAVMARGTFANIRLLNKFLNKQAPQTIHFPSDETVDVFDASERYRQAGHPLIVLAGKEYGSGSSRDWAAKGPFLLGIKAVLAESYERIHRSNLVGMGVIPLQYLPGEDAESLGLTGRERYTIIIPEELVPGMKVQIKLDTEKTFQAIMRFDTDVELTYFHNGGILNYMIRKMAS; via the exons TGAAGGCACTGGAAGGAGACCCAGAAAAAATCAATCCCATCTGTCCTGCTGATTTAGTAATTGATCATTCCATCCAGGTTGATTATAATAAAAG GCCAGACAGCTTGCAGAAGAATCAAGATCTGGAGTTTGAAAGGAACAAAGAAAGGTTCGAGTTCTTAAAG TGGGGATCCCAAGCCTTCCAGAACATGAGAATTATTCCCCCAGGCTCTGGGATTGTCCATCAAGTGAATTTGGAGTACTTGGCAAGAGTCGTCTTTGATCAGAATGGATATTATTATCCAGACAGTGTGGTGGGCACTGATTCACATACCACAATGATTAATGGCTTAGGCGTTCTTGGCTGGG GTGTAGGTGGCATTGAAGCAGAAGCAGTGATGTTgggccagccaatcagcatggtgCTTCCTGAAGTGATTGGTTACAAATTGATAGGCAGTCCTCATCCGCTTGTCACATCCACAGACATAGTGCTCACAGTTACCAAG CATCTCCGCCAGGTTGGGGTTGTGGGTAAATTTGTAGAGTTCTTTGGGCCTGGGGTAACTCATCTGTCCATCGCTGACCGAGCCACCATTGCCAACATGTGCCCAGAGTATGGAGCAACTGCTGCCTTTTTCCCCGTTGATGAAGTTAGCATCAAGTACCTGGTTCAAACAG GCCGAGACGAAGAAAAGGTTAGGCACATAAGAAAATACCTTGAGGCTGCAGGAATGTTTCGAGATTTCAGTAACTCATCTCAGGATCCAGATTTTACTCAG ATTGTGGAGTTGGATCTACAGACAGTTGCACCATGCTGCAGTGGACCTAAAAGACCACAGGATAAAGTTGTGGTCTCTGAAATGAAGAAGGATTTTGAGAACTGCTTGGGAGCTAAG CAAGGGTTTAAAGGTTTCCAAATTGCCCCTGAACATCAAAACAATCGTGTGAAGTTTGCTTACAATGACAAGGAGTTTGAACTTACACATGGGTCAGTCGTTATTGCTGCCATTACCAGCTGTACCAACACAAGTAACCCTTCAGTTATGCTTGGAGCTG GATTGCTTGCAAAGAAAGCTGTGGAAGCCGGCCTGACTGTGAAACCATACATTAAAACTAGCCTGTCCCCAGGAAGTGGAGTAGTCACCTACTATCTGAAAGAGAGTGGAGTCATGCCTTACCTTGTTCAACTTGG GTTTGATGTGGTAGGCTATGGATGTATGACATGCATTGGTAACAGTGGACCTCTGCCAGAGCCTGTTGTTGAAGCCATTACTCAG GGAGACCTTGTAGCTGTGGGGGTACTCTCTGGAAACAGAAACTTTGAGGGCCGTGTCCATCCCAATACGCGTGCCAATTACCTGGCCTCTCCACCGTTGGTAATAGCCTATGCTATTGCAGGGACCATAAGGATTGACTTTGAGAAGGAGCCTCTAG GTGTAAATGCACAAGGGAAGAAGATCTTTCTAAACGACATTTGGCCCAGGAGGGATGAGATTCAAGCTGTTGAGCGCCAGTATGTCATTCCAGGGATGTTTAAAGAGGTCTACCAAAAAATAGAG ACAGTAAACAAAGCTTGGAATGCTTTAGATGTTTCATCAGACAAACTATATGCTTGGAATCCAGAATCCACATATATCAAATCACCCCCATTTTTTGAAAATCTG ACTTTGGAGCTTCAGCCCCCTAAATCCATAGTTGACGCCTATGTCCTGCTCAATATTGGTGATTCTGTGACCACTGATCATATATCTCCCGCTGGGAACATAGCAAGAAACAGCCCGGCTGCTCGTTACTTAACAAACAGAGG CCTAACTCCTAGAGATTTCAACTCGTATGGTTCACGCCGGGGCAATGATGCTGTCATGGCTAGAGGAACATTTGCAAACATCCGCTTATTGAACAAATTTCTCAACAAGCAAGCCCCCCAAACGATCCACTTCCCATCTGATGAAACC GTCGATGTGTTTGACGCTTCTGAGAGGTACCGCCAAGCAGGTCACCCACTTATCGTGCTGGCTGGCAAGGAGTATGGCTCAGGAAGCTCCCGAGACTGGGCTGCAAAGGGGCCTTTTCTGCTG GGCATCAAAGCAGTCCTTGCAGAGAGCTATGAGCGGATTCACCGCAGTAATCTTGTGGGAATGGGAGTGATTCCTCTGCAATATTTACCTGGCGAGGATGCTGAGAGTCTTGGGCTAACAGGGCGGGAACGTTACACAATCATCATACCTGAGGAGCTAGTGCCCGGAATGAAGGTCCAGATCAAA CTGGATACAGAGAAAACATTCCAAGCCATCATGAGGTTCGACACAGATGTGGAGCTCACTTATTTCCATAATGGTGGGATCTTGAACTATATGATTCGCAAAATGGCATCCTAG